From the Anguilla anguilla isolate fAngAng1 chromosome 8, fAngAng1.pri, whole genome shotgun sequence genome, one window contains:
- the LOC118233658 gene encoding cathepsin K-like, which produces MHALQNFFLLVLGIISHASSHLNLTLNGQWKDWKDLHNKEYGSQEEEEQRRSVWEKNTLLIEAHNLEYEQGMHSYQLGMNHMGDMTAEEVAEKMTGLVVPQARETNNTFALDDIPTKLPNAIDYRILGFVTPVINQGSCLSCWAISAAGALEGQLMRSRRKLVPLSPQNLVDCVRSNYGCKGGYMTNAYKYTMKKGISSERKYPYMGVEQKCAYDRSDRAAQIWDFMELPAGNERVLQAVVAVHGPVSVGIQARSPNFTFYKSGVYYDPKCSGEYLNHAVLVVGYGVTPTCKKFWIVKNSWGQTWGDGGYILMARNSRNLCGIANLASIPIM; this is translated from the exons ATGCATGCCCTGCAGAACTTCTTTCTATTGGTCCTCGGGATCATTAGCCACGCCTCCTCCCATCTCAACCTGACTCTGAATGGTCAGTGGAAGGACTGGAAGGACCTTCACAATAAAGAGTATGGCAGCCAG gaggaggaggagcagcgcaGGTCAGTCTGGGAGAAGAACACGCTGCTGATCGAGGCCCACAACCTGGAGTATGAGCAGGGCATGCACTCCTATCAGCTGGGCATGAACCACATGGGAGACATG acTGCTGAGGAAGTGGCTGAGAAGATGACCGGTCTGGTGGTTCCTCAGGCCAGGGAGACCAACAACACCTTCGCTCTCGATGACATCCCCACAAAACTGCCCAATGCCATCGATTACCGCATACTTGGCTTCGTCACGCCGGTCATAAATCAG GGCTCCTGCCTTTCCTGTTGGGCCATCAGCGCCGCGGGGGCTCTGGAGGGTCAGCTAATGAGGAGCCGGAGGAAGCTGGTGCCCCTCAGCCCCCAGAACCTGGTGGACTGCGTCAGGAGCAACTACGGCTGCAAGGGCGGCTACATGACCAACGCCTACAAGTACACAATGAAGAAAGGCATCAGCTCTGAGAGGAAATATCCCTACATGGGCGTG GAGCAGAAGTGTGCCTATGACAGATCAGACAGGGCGGCCCAGATCTGGGACTTTATGGAGCTCCCTGCGGGGAACGAGCGGGTCTTGCAGGCAGTCGTGGCCGTGCATGGGCCCGTTTCCGTGGGGATCCAAGCCAGATCCCCTAACTTTACCTTCTACAAGAGCG GTGTTTACTATGACCCCAAGTGTAGCGGGGAGTACCTGAACCACGCCGTGCTGGTGGTCGGCTACGGCGTCACTCCCACCTGCAAGAAGTTCTGGATCGTTAAGAACAG CTGGGGGCAAACATGGGGCGATGGAGGTTATATTTTGATGGCCCGGAACAGCAGAAACCTCTGTGGAATCGCCAACCTGGCCAGCATCCCCATCATGTGA